The window TTAATTCCCTGTTTAAAGTAATGCTTCACCTCCCCCATATCAGTCACCAAATCAGCCGCGGCTATAAGTTCCGGAGGTGCGTCCCTTCCAGTGCAGACGACCTCGAGTCCGTGGGGTCTTTCAATAATCCTCGTCATCACCTCGGCATTATCAAGAAGCCCCAGCGAGAGCGCCACGCACAATTCGTCCATGATAAGCACATCCGTATAAGTCTCTCCACAAAGATAACTTACAGCTCTTTCCCAGCCCTCTTTTGCGGCTTCGATGTGAGGCTCGGGATTGCCGTCCGGTACAAGAAAACCCTTACCGCCGAAGTGTGAGCATGTAACTCCCGCATTTCTTAGTGCTTGCAGTTCGCTTGACTCGTCCGGCTTCATGAACTGGATGAACGCTACTGTAAGTCCAGCAGATGCTGCTCTTACAGCAAGACCGACAGCGGCCGTTGTCTTGCCCTTGCCCGGGCCTGTGTAGACTTGCAGGAGTCCTAAGCCTG is drawn from bacterium and contains these coding sequences:
- a CDS encoding cob(I)yrinic acid a,c-diamide adenosyltransferase, which encodes MKKAGLGLLQVYTGPGKGKTTAAVGLAVRAASAGLTVAFIQFMKPDESSELQALRNAGVTCSHFGGKGFLVPDGNPEPHIEAAKEGWERAVSYLCGETYTDVLIMDELCVALSLGLLDNAEVMTRIIERPHGLEVVCTGRDAPPELIAAADLVTDMGEVKHYFKQGIKARKGIEY